One Bombus fervidus isolate BK054 chromosome 2, iyBomFerv1, whole genome shotgun sequence DNA segment encodes these proteins:
- the LOC139993252 gene encoding uncharacterized protein has translation MGKLIITLTYLIACLGLHSIICDNYCEINSRQLPYYKLMKSNARSNQLILSRKTVQNVNECRKFASVKKALAFNYGLDDDYELNIGVQNKSKTTRKICQALQCPEIYNFTTLVKDKNYKYYSTYPSFIPTGSSFTLVCVPRTGIFVFSSDNLNYSQARTACQKINASLAHIISEERTNGLAKYISPNTPTFVGLSNRRNGKFWMNEFDEPLLCFNYRAWGRGQPSHSKGCVTLVQPPQLQLGPFWKVVPCSSVLSFICEISPIYSYLHS, from the exons atgggaAAGTTAATTATAACTCTAACATACTTGATAGCGTGTTTAGGATTACACTCAATTATATGCGATAATTACTGTGAAATTAATTCACGACAGTTACCATACTACAAATTAATGAAATCTAACGCCCGTTCGAATCAGTTAATACTCTCACGGAAAACAGTGCAAAATGTGAACGAGTGCAGGAAGTTCGCTTCGGTGAAGAAGGCTTTGGCATTTAATTATGGTTTAGACGATGACTATG AATTGAATATTGGCGTTCagaataaaagtaaaacaacGAGGAAAATATGCCAGGCGCTTCAATGTCCTgagatttacaattttactacGCTTGTGAAAgataagaattataaatattacagcACATATCCCAGCTTCATACCAactg gTTCTAGCTTCACACTGGTCTGCGTTCCTAGGACAGggatatttgtattttcaagCGATAACTTGAATTACAGCCAAGCACGAACAGCTTGCCAAAAAATAAATGCATCGCTGGCTCACATAATCAGCGAGGAACGTACTAACGGGCTTGCAAAATACATTTCGCCAAACACACCTACTTTCGTCGGACTCAGTAACCGTAGGAATGGAAAGTTTTGGATGAACGAATttg acGAACCActtttatgttttaattatCGAGCATGGGGAAGGGGACAACCATCGCATTCAAAAGGATGTGTCACTCTGGTACAACCACCTCAATTACAACTTGGACCTTTTTGGAAAGTTGTCCCTTGTAGTAGTGTGTTATCTTTTATCTGTGAAATTTCACCGATCTATTCATATTTGCATAGCTAG